Part of the Cydia fagiglandana chromosome 26, ilCydFagi1.1, whole genome shotgun sequence genome, CAACTAATTCGTTTTGTTTGCATAAATGATTATTGGTGGCCCAGAAACAATATTAGGAACTGACCGACATATTTTCAAAGGAATACGGATGTGGCATATCTACCTACTTCCGTAAGAATCAGACATACTATGTccggataaaaaaaatatgtttacagaaTCAACGTTAGTAATTCCTACAtattaatcttaaaaataataaatcggtaggtataggtacaaaaaTTTGTCAAGTTTCAACCCTGTGCCGACGCTCACAGCTCGGTCATAAAACTGCGGCGCGCAAGGAAGATTCACGGTTCGTGCGCggttacgtaggtatataagtttcaattttgcgTGCAGGTGGcgagtataggtataattttatacctaaatgtgacttttgtgaacgagtgaattttctgtacggtagtactattagttattctgtgatatAAGTTTATTTAAGAAATATACCTAAGTTTAAAGACATACCTATTTGCAGCGCGTCAATTATTTTCATAATTCCATAGgtaagccggggctaatttgccTTACATGCTCTTTTCCTTTACATCTCTGTTCAAACGTCCAAAatcaggcaagccggtgggaattagcttttatggacgcgccgccactgatatctAGATCCAATTCTACCCTTTATTCGGGCCTACTTAGTCCAGTAAGTTTTCTGTTTAacgttacttacttactgctgtggcgtaacgacccgaagtggatctcgGCCTCCGataccaaagaccgccatgctactctgtccaaagctgTTTCTGTCGatggcgccgagttcgctaaggtctttctgtTTAACGTTACCTAATatgtattgtttattatttaataacctAAAGGATTGATGGTCCTCCGTTTGAAATTAACGCTCTAGTCAGCAAATGCCTGCATTTTCAACCTGGacagtaattatttaatattcttGTCCACAGGTGCCCCGGTCACTTCGCAAAAGACTGCCCAATAATCTACAAATATCTATTCTATCTTGTAATGGAAAACACCATATGCCGCCAATACATATCAGAAAAGATTTTTCGTAACGCATACGCAAAAGGCGCCATACCTATTATCATGGGAACACCATTAGTAGACTGTATTAATATTTTGCCCCCTAATTCTTTCCTACATATGGATAATTTTGCCTCTGTTAGTGATTTGGCTAGAGAAATATACGCTATACGTGATAATACAAGTAAATTACTATCTTATCACGAGTGGCGAATGCACTTTGAGACTGTGGAAGAGCATGGTTATATGGGTACTAGGTCTTTAGCTTTGTGTAGACTTTGTGAAGCTCTAAATTATAATGATATTGCTAAGAAAGTTTATGGTATAGAGGATATTATGTTGTATTTGGATCCAGCTCTGTGTTGTTCCGCTAATCCTTAGTCGAGACctagatttaatttaattattagtgATACACAATTAAAAGGCAACTTTAGGTTTTTAATCTTTACTTGTAAATTTACTTTTGTATGCTATTAAATAAAGAACGtattaaaaagaaacaattGAATCAAAATTGTTGTACtgtattaaaaatgtaaaattatcttatcttatcttatcttgatcttttttatcttatcttcaGCCAGCGAAGGAAGTGCGTCCATCACATACTGTTCCCGTGATCAGGTCGTTTACATTTCCCCTGAAACAGGAATATTAGTCAAAAAATTATGTTAgtttttaactatttttattataaatacttttTCTTGTCATTAGTTGCCATAGTttcggtctcctgggtcactcttaataCTATTAATTTCGCATTTACATGcaccaaacttgaattttttggtagttatatgGCCTTTCCATAttgggacatctactaagcacgtttgtacaacatggtacagcagctcttctaagaaactatgctactattgtctcctggctgatgggacagaataacaagaaatagttgatctacccatttacataatttaaataaaatgttaaataagtattaaaaatgATCTTTTATCCTACTGCAacgaaaaaaaaccgacttcaaaataaaaatcggcTCGAGAGAACTTTCTCAGTACAgtagccatcagatatatcggagcggccaaggtgttcacaatatctgagcacgcgctctaactccctgacaatagaggcgtgttcagatatttgtgagcaccttggccgctccgatatatctgatggcgactgtacaacgaCAAACCCGGAGTTTGACAgcagttcagggtcgaatcatgcccTTTCTAATAGGgcgctatccctttcggctatttagggttgtcaaaattcaagtgattatcttatctgtggtcgtgcacgcacaaggaagtcaagcggtgtcaaccctaataattgctcggagcaatgctgaaccgaacggagccgagttcaccttcaaatcaagagtgaacaggcaccttctgggcgagctcgctccatcgtaggccacgtctacgcctcggctagtctgtggccatgagtaaacccatgcataataataaaaaaaaaagagtgtCTCCCCACTAGCATTTTGCTAGCTTTTTATTATGATATGAGGCAAACAGGCAAACGAACACGGGATTGGCTAAAATCTCAGAACTGTTACAACCTGTAGATGTAGAAGTTGTATTGGTTGGGGTCGAGGCGCGAGTAGCCGAAGCGGGGCAGAGTGTTCGCCATCACCCACACTTCGTCGTCTGTCACGTGAAGATCTGAAAGCATACAAAGTTACGCTGGTTTTAGGCGAACCCTACACGTCAATAAATATTGtgataattacaaaaaaaaatcttaatgttGTGATTATTATatcatgatatttattatgtgtCTTGGGCCGGATCACAGCACACCCCACCATCAATACGGATCGCGTCAGTACGAAGCGTTCTTTGTACGAGGCAGACGTGATGGACTCTAGACAGAGAAAAATTACTGACGCGATAAATATCATACGCGACACTACACGCAATAGTTATAAATATCACGATCCAGGATGTATGATCAGATCACAAGCATTTCCAGAAATCCAGCGAAATATTGTGATCCGTCAATACATTACCCTACACGTCAATAAATATTGTAATCCTTCAATATAATTCGGATCGCATCGCACCGCCAAATTGTATGAGAAAGCTGTCCGTCAGCTTTACTCTAAAAGCTCCCTggactataaccgcgaaaatcgaagttcgcaaattgcgggcatttttctctgtcactctaattacgacttcattggagtaaaagagagcgaatttcggttttcgcggtagccccactGCACTTAATACATATTGGTCCGGTGCGGAGCGATCCGTACGGACGGTCCGCGTGATACTAAAACCAGCCTAATACATATTGGTCCGGTGCAGAGCGATCCGTacggacggtccgcgtgacGCTAAAACCAGCCTTAAGGATTGAAGAGGAAGAGACAATAAAACACTTtatgtcacgccctcgccagacaaagaatcaaggactttggagcaggatacctggaaccaaaggactttaaaacactacccatgagctccatcatccgacacatggatatggtgggaaaagctcttgagtagtcgACGGTTCTTCTCTTctttgcacaaaagatccctatgggtcgaagtgtatccaagccagtgttgccaactgggattttgaaaaaatgctagactaatgtctagattatgccaaaattatgccaaagatttttgaaatatgctacaAAATATGCTAatatgtcacttaaaattagacacttaaaacacatacatttttcaaatttgccgcctttttctattgacaagatttgcttcaccaactttatatagaccgtcgacgtccatccgtccacaaaagtcaaaaaccatatgaaaatatgaaccacataaggcgatggcgcatattggtTACTGCCAAGTTAGTGCAaatttggcttagactaaattgtgctaaaaaatatgccagatgctaaatggaatttttggtgccaaagcgaatgaaaatatgccagatctggtatcatttatgccaagttggcaacactgatccAAGCCCaagcaagggcccccgaaaacaataagataagataaggattggttaagtcccgttgtgcaagtTAACAATGTACTGACCAGAAGGGTAGCTCATTCGAGTACTGTCCTGCGCCAGCACAGCCACGTTGCCAGGGTTTAGGATGTTGGAGGTCTTCCAGCAGGACACAGCATTACGACCGATGTCGGCAAAGAAGATGACGCTGGAAGCGGAGTGGTAGCCGTGCATCGTGCATTGGGAGTTCTCGCCGCGGTTGCCTACCACCTGtagaaaaataagttttaggctaaaatttttgatacaagcttttatcgttgactgtacttttctctccaactaataccacagaataaataatagtactaggcacagaagactaacacaacgcgtctgttacgaacAGGACAGATCCTCGGGTGagaagcaaaagtcactaagtactatcaaaaaattaaagtaacaatggactttattaaacttgtaactcggtttattgtccaataatttcaatggtgttagttagtgaatTTTGCTTGTCAGCCGAcgagatatggccgctaggtggcgacagcgctacgcgcggcCTAATATGGCTAGCCactaaaattggtgtgggacggatgtacttgtagctacctgttgcaaagcgacgaaatcgcggagtgagccacgcctgttaatactcatcgagacaattctaacaacaagaaacacaattagttttcgttgctttatcacagagttcccatgatcatctgtctccatcatcagatcagctccatgtcatgataatattgcattgtcattcgttttacatatgtacctatgccAAATTCCTCTGGAACTGGGCCTaattagcttgcaagatttgacgcGAATATAGAAGCATTGCAAGTTACAGTTAAGTAGCTTGTAATAAGTTGGGCTACCCATACCCAAGTACTTGTTGGAAAGTTggaatgtatgtacctacacccttttgttaaaaaaatacagttgtTTAGTCTGTGATATAATATCTGTCAGTCTCTCTATCTCAACTCAAGCCGTCCGTCTGTAAGCACGTATCATGTAGTCAAATAATTAGTAAAATGTGAGTTCTCCAAAATCCGTCAGTACTTTCATTTCATATTATCAACCACTCCGCTGCGCTCTGCCAGGCACAATTTCCAATAGTACTCACCGAATACCTCTGGAAGTAGTCGCTATCGCTGCTGGCTGTTCTGTTCCTCAACACGCACGTGTTTACAGAAAACTCCTGTAAATCATGTACAataattgtttaatattttgtaaaatactAAAAGAGCGCTGGTAGcccagcggtaagagcgtgcgagccagggtttgagcccgcgacctccggatagaaagtcacacgctcttaccgctaggccaccagcgctcccaGGATAACCTTTACACTATCAAAAAGAaagctatagaccgaccgcttaactgagtcctcgcctgctCGGTACGGGGGCGaagggtaggacgactaagggtggtggggaaggtgcgggcggcaggcgtacggcgctcTCACCTTCCCCcccgcccttagtcgtcctaccccgtcgcccccataccgcgcaggcgaggactcagttacgcggtcggtctatagtcaacattattatggtaacattccatttctaaccgcagctgcactactggtactgaacgagtcgctgtcattatcaatttccatagtaaaatgaacagtaatgcagctgtcgttggaaatggactgtcaccttaggggtagcggggaaggtgcgggcggcaggcgtataGCGCTCTcaccttccccgccgcccttagtcgtcctaccccgtcgcccccgtaccgcgcaggcgaggactcagttacgcggtcggtctatagtcaacattattatggtaacattccatttctaaccgcagctgcactaccggtactgaacgcgtcgctgtcattatcaatttccatagtaaaatgaacagtaatgcagctgtcgttggaaatggactgtcaccttaggggtagcggggaaggtgcgggcggcaggcgtataGCGCTCTcaccttccccgccgcccttagtcgtcctaccccgtcgcccccgtaccgcgcaggcgaggactcagttACGCGGTCGGTCTATTCTATCTATAGTCAACATTATTATACCTCTGTGCTTATGAGGGGGTGAAAGTAAGCAGTTCTGCAGCCGCTGGGGTCAGGGTCGTTCAGGGTGATGCTGAAGATGCCGTCGCTCCATTGGAACCGGTGCCCTGCGTAATAATAGGCAcaatacgatacaagtgcgaaaaaagGAAATTCATATTTCCCTTTAATTTTCCGACGTATAGTGCTATACTCTgtacctttaggtatttaaataaaagcaaacaaataatatgtacattttcgggtagttataaaatttattggttaactaatcaaataaaaaagcgctggtggcctagcgatgagagcgtgcgacttgcaatctggaggtcgggggttcaaaccccggctcgtaccaatgagtttttcggaacttatgtacgaaatatcatttgatatttaccagtcgcttttcggtgaaggaaaacatcgtgaggaaaccggactaatcccaataaggcctagtttaccctctgggttggaaggtcagatggcagtcgctttcgtaaaaactagtgcctacgtcaaatcatgggattagttgtcaagcggaccccaggccctcatgagccgtggcgaaatgccggaaaacgcgaggaagaagaaccAATCATATaaaaaaccgcctggatctgtcattGAACGACCTGcgtttaacctacattatttgatcgtgtaatgttttcatctaccctcaactggctttaggagctatttgagggtagattttatttacttttatttaaatacctaaagatacagactatagttacCGCACTAGAGGGGTAAAGTAGAACCATATGCACTGATCATCATTATCTGACAGCACCGTAATCCGTAATTAAGACTGAAGGGCGTACCGGACAGGtcagtatatatttttttcaccacaccagctcggaaaggcttactttgcacttcaaacactgatagcaaagttgcattttattcacatgtgaggcaaagtaatcaaatgcaaattttgacttgttttcttatgtttgctggtagaattgacttttaaatgatgattttggataataaatatttaataacattaatttggatttgatttgattttgtttgatcatcatcatcatcatcatttcagcctatatacgtcccactgctgagcacaggcctcctctcatgcgcgagagggcttgggctatagtccccacgctagcccaatgcggatatTTTACATGCGGgcattttgtttgatattttacatttaatatttgcttcgggttggtgtggtaaaaaaaattgtgtttcactcaggggcaaattttgttttttaaccctcatgctttgaaaccctcgcaacgctcgaGATTCCATTTTacgaaccacgagcgtagcgagtggttcaattttggaatttttcgcttgctcgggtatcaacacgagcggttaaacaacaactttgcccccttgtaaaaaacaaataactattttcaccacactagcTCGTCGGAAAGGCttaattactttgcacttcaaaaactagtAGCAAAGGATTAGCGGCTCAGGCCTGTTACAAATCGATAGACTATACCAGCAATATTCAAATTCCCAGCAGTAGGATTGAAGCTGAAATAGTTGTGCTGCAGCCTCCAGCTGTCTCTTTCTCGCAGGGAGAACACAATAATGCCGAACGTGGTCAGATCTGGTACATAGGCGAATGTGTTGGAGCAGTCTCCGTTTATGACGTCCACTGTGATGGAAGCAAGAcctgaaatatataaataataaactgaataaaattttaacaaGTTGATCTAAATCCAGGGCATCCA contains:
- the LOC134677410 gene encoding L-dopachrome tautomerase yellow-f2-like isoform X2; this encodes MHAALLLACAALAAHGAHAQVERRLGNFREVFAWKQMTFNINGQTLLRDRFGSDGLEEDSRQKRQTDEVVFNNHEEEPERNWNQRPDSNTGPISTSTTTRPTSPNDEAGRFFIQYNNVPMGMERVGNRLFVSLPRRRHGIPTTLNYINLDRESNTRSPALTPYPDLRQGRRLTSVYRTRADQCGRLWMVDTGLMEIPNNPQQAQPPAIVVFDLATDTEILRYPFKSTDVPAANTPTGLASITVDVINGDCSNTFAYVPDLTTFGIIVFSLRERDSWRLQHNYFSFNPTAGNLNIAGHRFQWSDGIFSITLNDPDPSGCRTAYFHPLISTEEFSVNTCVLRNRTASSDSDYFQRYSVVGNRGENSQCTMHGYHSASSVIFFADIGRNAVSCWKTSNILNPGNVAVLAQDSTRMSYPSDLHVTDDEVWVMANTLPRFGYSRLDPNQYNFYIYRGNVNDLITGTVCDGRTSFAG